A single region of the Drosophila miranda strain MSH22 chromosome 2, D.miranda_PacBio2.1, whole genome shotgun sequence genome encodes:
- the LOC108154605 gene encoding uncharacterized protein LOC108154605, which yields MKTSLLLTLLMVALGVMLAHSAINPEAGYPYEAPDEELQQLTEEPRPRAQRLKVRAGGVVPAQRRQPFARRNCRNKGKGSPEAEAAARARYHAARPPPRRLSRHKEVQVDSEFFEPSPERVEELRRILLDQQ from the exons ATGAAGACGAGTTTGCTGCTAACTCTACTG ATGGTGGCGCTAGGTGTGATGTTAGCCCACTCGGCTATCAACCCAGAAGCTGGCTACCCGTACGAGGCGCCAGATGAAGAGCTCCAGCAGCTGACAGAGGAGCCTCGTCCCAGGGCGCAACGTCTCAAGGTGCGTGCGGGTGGAGTAGTGCCTGCCCAGCGGCGACAGCCGTTTGCACGCCGCAACTGCCGCAACAAAGGCAAGGGGAGTCCGGAGGCGGAGGCAGCAGCTCGGGCCAGGTATCATGCGGCTCGTCCCCCGCCGCGTCGCCTGTCAAGGCACAAGGAAGTCCAGGTGGACAGCGAGTTCTTTGAGCCCTCGCCGGAACGGGTCGAGGAGCTGAGGCGGATTCTGCTCGACCAGCAATAA
- the LOC108154543 gene encoding transcription factor SPT20 homolog, with translation MTSNPWLLLSMLALAATVRSQEYHYQRPQVPFSEVSARHQQPAKYVVQTLGPNSRTYALESHLAPSVYENHQTVVVRAQRGQQNQLGYGFQGPQQQQQYVAPQQQFQQQQYVAPQLNMQYLAAQPVQQPQLHYSTYRNPLLGSGSYQQFSSALAAPLSTQALAPPAPPAPLNYYQPQAQPQPPTQAIAQYQGVPQPAAQYLAQPQNLAPQRLYFANPHPYATVTLPSGQQVLDAGHGSGVPPTAVLNKLLTSTGLTEPAPRKGDHVAQSESASLDGYDYKQTVPGDTREYQRYVTNCQPNGQCQQQILSPGQVDPGHKQLLQDIRAVAHAHIEGCTKSPAIYVPPGAVQNGQGQLRPRNRRTYERKEKVIERHPFN, from the exons ATGACTTCCAATCCGTGGCTGTTACTGTCGATG CTGGCCCTGGCCGCCACGGTGCGATCGCAGGAATATCACTACCAGCGCCCGCAAGTCCCCTTCAGCGAGGTGTCAGCGCGTCACCAGCAGCCTGCCAAATATGTGGTCCAAACCCTGGGCCCCAACAGTCGCACCTACGCTCTGGAGTCCCACCTGGCTCCGAGTGTCTATGAGAACCACCAGACTGTGGTCGTGAGGGCGCAGAGGGGACAGCAGAACCAGCTCGGATATGGATTCCAGggcccgcagcagcagcagcaatatgTGGCACCGCAGCAACAGTTCCAACAGCAGCAATATGTGGCACCCCAGCTGAATATGCAGTATCTGGCAGCCCAGCCCGtgcagcagccacagctgCACTATTCGACCTACAGAAATCCTTTGCTGGGCAGCGGAAGCTATCAGCAATTCTCTTCAGCCCTAGCCGCTCCTCTCAGCACTCAGGCACTGGCACCACCGGCACCACCAGCGCCACTCAACTATTACCAGCCTCAAGCTCAACCTCAGCCTCCAACCCAAGCCATCGCCCAGTACCAGGGAGTACCTCAGCCCGCGGCCCAGTACTTGGCACAACCGCAGAACCTGGCGCCACAGAGACTGTACTTCGCCAACCCCCATCCCTACGCAACGGTCACCCTTCCCTCGGGGCAGCAGGTGCTGGATGCGGGCCACGGCTCCGGTGTGCCGCCCACTGCGGTGCTGAACAAACTGCTGACCAGCACGGGTCTCACAGAGCCGGCACCGCGAAAGGGCGACCATGTAGCCCAGTCGGAGAGCGCGTCGCTGGATGGCTACGACTACAAGCAGACGGTGCCCGGGGACACCAGAGAGTACCAGCGTTACGTGACCAATTGCCAGCCCAATGGACAGTGCCAGCAACAGATCTTGAGTCCAGGACAAGTGGATCCGGGACACAAGCAGCTGCTGCAGGACATACGCGCCGTGGCCCATGCCCATATCGAGGGATGCACCAAGAGTCCCGCGATCTATGTGCCCCCAGGAGCCGTGCAGAATGGCCAGGGCCAGCTGAGGCCTAGGAACAGGCGCACCTATGAGCGGAAGGAGAAAGTGATCGAAAGGCATCCCTTCAACTGA
- the LOC108153951 gene encoding uncharacterized protein LOC108153951: MRVHYIVWMIHSLFEFTNIKCNSIDKKFFDFDYCHIKAVNRTFKYMSVRAALHEVPIREVLADLQILRRFKGYIPITMNVTLDVCKYMNKKKSRNPMVNFFDRVLKNYSNAYHKCPYDHDVWVEKLPTQFVNTQLSDVLPLPSGDYAFYSTWIVNGMTRGTLWVYGTLS, encoded by the exons ATGCGCGTTCACTATATTGTCTGGATG ATACATTCCCTGTTCGAGTTTACCAACATCAAGTGCAATTCGATTGACAAAAAGTTCTTCGACTTCGATTACTGTCACATCAAGGCCGTGAATCGGACCTTCAAGTACATGTCCGTGAGGGCTGCCCTGCATGAGGTACCCATTAGGGAGGTATTG GCAGATCTGCAAATTTTGAGGCGCTTCAAGGGCTACATACCAATCACTATGAATGTCACCTTGGATGTGTGCAAGTACATGAATAAGAAAAAGAGCCGCAATCCCATGGTGAATTTTTTTGATAGAGTGCTAAAGAACTACTCGAATGCCTATCACAAGTGTCCCTACGAT CACGACGTTTGGGTGGAGAAGCTTCCGACTCAGTTCGTGAACACGCAACTCAGCGACGTGCTACCTCTTCCCAGTGGCGACTATGCCTTTTACAGCACATGGATTGTCAATGGCATGACGCGGGGAACTCTCTGGGTCTACGGAACTCTGTCTTAa